The region ACACCTATTTATCGGACAGCTCGAGCTTGTCGAGTATTTCGTCATCCCCATCGTCCAGCCCATGCCATCGTCAACAACGGAACGGGAAAGAACGCGTGAATGAGTCGTACCAATCTTTACCAGCCGTTCTTCAACTCACCCTCGGGCTGCTCGGGCTGTGGAGCCCCTCACCGATGTCGCATTCGAAGGCCAACCTGAACGTCCATTGCCAGCATACGGTCGTCACCATGATCCCGGGTGATGGCCATGATGACGACGACGGAATCCATTTGGAAAAATCATCAGACGGCGTTCTTTTCGACGAGAACCAAAATAAAACCAACATGGTCAACAAGAGAAAACGTACGTATCATTTCAAATCGTTACGTTATGAGTGAAAACAAGACGATAAAAACAACTTCAAACTTGTGTTGAATGTAGAGGAttgaacaaataattaatgtaaCTAActaattaatgcgagcgcgaagcgcgagctgaaaaattttgtcACCCCGACCTAAGAATTGGACGTTCTAgccactttttgtaatcatgaacacgataggtatataaaaattgatgcgagcgagcGGGATAAATGAGATTTAGGCCTAAAATTGGGACacttattcatgtatttttatctGTAATTCCCAATCCctctgcgcctcggaatagttcactagatagatggcgcataataaatgctgtgtttattattattattcatgttttgtaaatcatgaaaagcatGGTTAAGCCGGTattttcctacattaataatgggAGCGCGAAAGTGGATAATTCAAGCGCGTTTTgaacactggcgtaaatcccggggggatggggggatatatcacCCCCacacttttcgaggaggggggatggcctgtacaaacatccccccactttttacggaagaaatgaaaaaaaatcacaagagataattgttctcttggtgaaaattcttcctaaaataccgcttaacaaataaaacaataccattggatcataaaatgcaaataaagagccagttcaccatttgcaaacgaaatatttttgtccttattataacactgaaaagaaacccccgtttcttccaattcatcaatgttggggtttcgggggggaggggttaggatggaatgtcaaaacattttgaacgtAATCTCTaattaaaccatcatggggtaaaaaaagataacaatatcggaggggtatttgccatatggacatacagtggcgtaactaccggggggggggggcatggggggcacatgTCCCCccaaacggggaaaaggagaaatgagggagaaaggaagagaaacgtagtgggaaagaagaaaatataattcattataatgttatattataattattcatgttacattacataagaaacatttttatcataactttatgaaacataatttgcccagggcctacgtcttcattgttcctggtgctcgcattgtctgtttaacatgatatataatcctgttgtactaaaacatcacgttttcaagtcaatataaaccaaatatattttctagcacttgagttatcatatattgacatatgcttattttacatgactcagaaagtgattgccccatgttaaggtctctgtatataaacatttcctgtccgtgattacgttcgcactagtggattggtgagatatgtctgctcttcgtgaattcctaaaatcagtaatgtcccttcttctgatctgaatatgaaaaattttcacctcgcgcttcgcgctcgcatcatttggttaatgaaatacctatatggtcctagttaattcctacaaagaaacctgagaatgccccacttcaggtctgaattatctaaattttcagctcgcgcttcgcgctcgcaatatttgattggtgagatgcgtatgataatcatgattgcaattaCTACAaagagtgtttcatgtgttcagatgtaattcttataaaatcagcaagcgcttggcactcgcattagatgactatggtgagatatgcatactcttaatggattcctaaaatatattccttaaaatctcgctgtttgtggtaaaaatatacgaaaatttcagctcgcgcttcgcgctcgcactgtttagcaagacaggtacctatcatgattacataaatttgattataatgtccctttttaggtgtgaataaaaaaaatcagctcgcgcttcgcgcgctcactcaaTGATTCAAAAAaattgctggtgcccccacaatgccgtgacccatgGAACGCCAGTGTGGatatatcaatgacaattccttgcatatctaaaaacatgattgcaaaaaaaatgccaaaatatttcagtcatcccccacccatcaacacggatttacgccagtggttttgaataaagaacaagcttTGTATCTCAATAAACGTGTGTGCGTgctttagatttagacctagaatctgggcattctaaatataatttcttttattatgagaatcaataatgcgagctgaaaaaaggtgatattccgatctgaagaAGGGTAAATTTAAGCATTATTTCAAGCACTATGTAGGTGAGCGCTAGCttaattttattaaatattaattttgacCTAGGATCGGGACATTGTAAGAACATTTTgtcataatataaaaataatgactaatgtatcttcctattcctcttcctaaacTCGAGATGAACTCGtaaatattccattctgaaaagaGGGAAAATGTAATTATTTGGAATTCATGGATATGTTATTATCTTATCTATATATCTAATAAACCTTATGAGAGCGCAAAATTTGTTGATACATCAAAACCTGAAAACCTGACACATTAagaactttttaaaattatgaataagatgcatgggtacaaatattttttaacaatgcgagcgcaaattgcgggccgaaatttataataaaactgtcatgaaaaggggaattttaagtagtttttaaaaatcaactTAGAGGTACACATAACTCACCTGGATCTGCCTATAAAAAAGCGTTTGCCATTTCCTTGTTTGTTCATTGGCAAAAAAGAATGCCTATATATATTGAAATTCCTGCGTTAAAAGTTCCAATGACAGATGAAATCATTTCCCGCGCGGataatcataattttgtattgtacTATAGATgcaagaaccaaattttatacTTTATTTGCAAATTTCTGTGTAAGTTtatagttttattttctttttgcacTTACGAATTATTGATAGAGCATACTTTAACCTGTGCATTCATGACCGTGGACTATATTTTAACCTCGGCCAATGGCCTCGGCAATATACACAACCCATTCGAGAAATTCTGAAACCATGAATAccacataaaattattttatatcattttgcccAACTGATCTTGAAATACGTCACGGTGTATAATCATCAATTACCATCATCATGTgacgataaaaaaaattaattgcttCTTAATGGTAATTATAAACCAATCGTTCATGAATGTGTTTGTCCTTCTTTACGTACTCACTTCTCAATGGATTTACTTTCATCCAAACTTTCAGGATAAATGAGAATAGAAACTTTGCACTGAAATATGagacagaggcgtcgattatggggggggggggcatggggggcgatcgccccaccaatgaaaatattggggggcaaacatatcgttttgccccccaataattccgcatgtgctaaaaataaaataagattgtaatgttttacacagaaatcagcgaGCAAGATTGAggtacacaactcgttcttcgtctaaaatcgtgctcaaaatgtccacttttcagattgaaatatcaaaaaatttcagctcgcgcttcgcgctcgcatcatttctgtaacaaaaaccTATACtctccatgattaaataggtcccgttttcagttctaaacctcaaaagaactcccacttcgacttgcaataatcttttgttggatatatatatgattaaaaacgtccattaaactcaattttttttcagatcgaaatatcaaaattttcagctcgcgcttcgcgctcgcattaatctgctggtgagatatgtatatatatgtgtgtgtgtgtgtgtatacatatatatatatgtacacatatatataggcatatgtgtgtgtgtgtgagtttgttttgtgtgatcgagcgcttttggaaaattgattcatgattttgccccccaatctgaaaaatggatcgacgcccctgataTGAGATTACATGTACAGGCACATAGGGGCATGATGGAGGTATCATGAGCTGGTCACATGGGCCTATTAACAACGGGAAGGCATGAacagatattcattcgagccaacccattctcaattttttctaaatatggctgattgacaaaatgtatgaatatgattgtccatctaacactgattatATTTTGGTaataacttaaaggggaatgaaacctttggaacaaggcttgtgtagaaaaagaaaaatcaaagaataaagaaagtttgagaaaaatcggacaaatgagaaagttatgagcatttgaatattgcaatcactaatgctatggagatccttccATTGGCAaagcgacaaggatgtgtgatgtcactgatgaacaactttccctttggtggactataaaataccctcaaaatgtctctttttgctttttcttacgatgatacaaactctttatccattatgtattcttaaaaaatatgtattacatgccctcatgtagaaagaacacatgatctatggatagatgtgataaaagaggcaattcaagtgaaatatatactaaagaaatggggagagttgttcatcagtgacatcacacatcgttgtcgcattgccaatttgctatctccatagcaatagtgatcgcaatattcaaatgctcataactatctcattatttgtccgatttttctcaaacttttgttaatctgtttctttgatttttctgttttcacacaagctatcttgttccaatggtttcattctcctttaacttccttttccctaattgggaagaaatatcaccaactttggaactatattttgactgCATGGCGGAAGGAtaagggctattttactgttttataTTATGATGAATTGGATCCCTCAAGAGATGCATGGGAGATGTCTTTATAAATGccgatttattttgaaaataagccggtcgagggacccttttctggtcagatatggattgccagatatatatcctgtccactggtagtaaacattatttttaaaagtgccattttaacacactagtctatgggaaatgttttAGGCCCGTGAAACCAGCAGAAAGCAGAATACTGGTCACACGGGCCTAACTGTAACTACCGTAAACTGACAGGCcgaagatattcattcgagccaacccatagctcagttttttttaatttgatattgctgaatgacaaaaatgaatgaatatgattgacaAGCTAatactgattctagggagggtaactactgaactttcTCTTTCCAATTCACTActttggaacaattttttttactggcggaagaattaggacAATTTTACTCTCAGAAGTGATGATTTTTATCCTGTCATGCAGGTGTAGTCTTCGTAAATGCCTTTTTttaatgagccggtcgaggtaaccttttctggtcagatatggaatgtcagatatcctgtccactggtagtaaacattcaaccctcgaatttcctccttatttccTCCTCCTTTTATGAAGTTtttgccactttaacacacgagtctatgggaaatgaattaggcctgtgatacctaCTAATTGATCATTGAGACGGGAGATGGCGCTACATGAAACTCTTGGTCAGACCCATTAATCAGAAGAGACActaaaataatcaaaatggCTCTGCTTTGGGTAATATCGTACTTTGAGGACAATACATATAAGAAAAAAGTAGACTTCTTTTTATTTCGCTAACACaataattatgattggttaTGAAATTAACAGGTTGATTAAAaggggttttttttatacaaaatgaaggacatcatttcgtccacgaaaCAGTTTGacaaggcaaaaaaaaaggtcttcactttccacttaaaaaaagggggggcacTTTTTGGGTTGATTGGTGTTGGTCATCTTCTGTTGGGATTTTATCAATCTTCATACTTTATACACGGGCATATATTGCCTGTTGGAAATGACAAACAACAAACACTCCAGAATGGTGCTCGAAAGCCTATCAATTTGCGTCCTAAGATTATAATTTGTGCAAAATAGGCCCTGTCAAATCTCATTTATCATTGCCGCTTTTACGGTGAGGCATTCACAAATATTATCCAATTATTAAATCCTCTCAATTTGTATTTCAGGTTGTCTGATCTCTGACGTCATCGCAGTCCTATATCTTCTTCTGACGTGCGCTCTGTTGACCTATGATTTCCAGACTTACTTCAGAAACTTCTGGGGAAAGAAAAGCGATATCCTACACCTCGTGTCTTACTCCACTTACCTCTTTCAGGTAATGGTCATTCCATTCGCATGCCTCTTCTCCCGCATTTGCTACATGATCATGGGAACGCGTTACAGGCAAGGTTATCCGCTCTTTCGTGGATTCTTGTCGAAGCGCGTAAAGATTTTGACTGGCTCACGTTTTGGCGCCAAAGGTCTGTCCTGGTTTCGTCTCGTCTGCTTCCTCGCATGGCCGATTACGAATGCTACGCTCAGGTTGGCCAACGATTACCGGATCAGATCTAACTGTCGCAGTCACTTGAAAGTCTACAGAGAAGTCTCTCACTGGAGCGCTCTTATCGGGTACATCTTTTACGGCTGTTTTTGCTATCTC is a window of Lytechinus variegatus isolate NC3 chromosome 2, Lvar_3.0, whole genome shotgun sequence DNA encoding:
- the LOC121409441 gene encoding uncharacterized protein LOC121409441, whose protein sequence is MHGIVVHHLDEHTPLRDTYLSDSSSLSSISSSPSSSPCHRQQRNGKERVNESYQSLPAVLQLTLGLLGLWSPSPMSHSKANLNVHCQHTVVTMIPGDGHDDDDGIHLEKSSDGVLFDENQNKTNMVNKRKRCLISDVIAVLYLLLTCALLTYDFQTYFRNFWGKKSDILHLVSYSTYLFQVMVIPFACLFSRICYMIMGTRYRQGYPLFRGFLSKRVKILTGSRFGAKGLSWFRLVCFLAWPITNATLRLANDYRIRSNCRSHLKVYREVSHWSALIGYIFYGCFCYLIHIERVSFQCEVRQISKYARDQASAKNIDGVRRRILSFYEHYHILRRLIRCWMAFTMVVATWGLTAHLTWNYLIYSNMDVHDPHRTPDLIRSLNILVSAQKVMFFVVPCIAIGGLNLEHVWKRLKYEIAKNQRYTYKTYWRAINKYLHEINAENPREITPTLLFTAIGFYLGLKLDKGDQEFTKWNYPISCNTTEQHL